In the genome of Pseudarthrobacter sp. IC2-21, one region contains:
- a CDS encoding DUF5671 domain-containing protein: protein MNAAAPTPHSPAGSAQATLRRLILYVLLFALVVITAVGLSGLLERLFSTGALVAAADVETVARSLAFTLIGGPLAALLWWLVWRRLDDAAERGSAGWGVYLSAVYLVSLIAAVTGLLAAASSLIGSREPLWYSPLSNGIVWAAVWILHRWMWRHPVKRPEALDDIPAVIGWVFGLLVGGVGAINALGSLLDVAIRGQMSLTPEVEGWWQPVLRAVVWTIGGILVWWWHWIRGSGRKMASALVDVALIGVGIFAAGITALGGAGVVVFVLLRIAFDRNDPLSELLAPLGPAAAAAAIGVLIWRYYRVSGAQRSARTRRAGRLVTSGVALAAAATGVGVVINAALAMAVSPLAGGGTRTLLLGGLSSLVVGGPVWWRAWQPLNQPQTAEEIPPGRRVYLVAFFGISAAVALVAVLVIGYRLFVFLLGEATGGSLLERIRSPLGFMVAAGLVAAYHFAQWRREHALLAAAARANAPTIDEVILVTASDPGQLSEAIAAATGAHVTVWTRADAGGMLPAEPSPEDGLTDRVIGALGGVTATHVLLLVGPPNGQTSRIDVIPLAAPRLSSRSVATERFVK from the coding sequence ATGAACGCCGCAGCCCCAACGCCTCATTCACCGGCGGGGTCAGCGCAGGCCACACTCCGCCGCCTGATCCTCTACGTTCTGTTGTTCGCCTTGGTGGTGATTACGGCCGTGGGGCTCAGCGGGCTGCTGGAACGCCTGTTCAGCACTGGAGCGCTGGTGGCAGCCGCTGATGTGGAGACAGTGGCCCGTTCCCTGGCCTTCACCCTGATCGGCGGGCCGCTCGCCGCCCTGCTCTGGTGGCTGGTGTGGCGGAGGCTTGACGACGCGGCGGAACGCGGCTCCGCGGGATGGGGCGTCTACCTGTCTGCCGTCTACCTGGTCTCCCTGATCGCGGCGGTGACCGGGCTCCTCGCGGCTGCCAGCTCCTTGATCGGCAGCCGGGAACCCCTCTGGTACTCCCCGCTGTCGAACGGGATCGTCTGGGCGGCCGTCTGGATCCTGCACCGCTGGATGTGGCGGCACCCTGTCAAACGGCCGGAGGCTTTGGACGATATCCCGGCCGTCATCGGGTGGGTCTTCGGGCTTCTGGTCGGAGGGGTAGGGGCCATCAATGCCCTGGGCAGCCTGCTTGACGTGGCGATCCGCGGGCAGATGAGCCTGACCCCGGAGGTGGAGGGCTGGTGGCAGCCTGTCCTGCGGGCTGTGGTGTGGACCATTGGCGGAATTCTGGTGTGGTGGTGGCACTGGATCAGGGGCAGCGGACGAAAGATGGCCTCGGCCCTGGTGGATGTGGCACTGATTGGGGTGGGGATCTTCGCCGCAGGCATCACGGCACTTGGCGGCGCCGGCGTCGTGGTCTTTGTGCTCCTCAGGATCGCCTTCGACCGGAACGATCCGCTGAGCGAATTACTGGCTCCCCTGGGCCCTGCAGCCGCCGCTGCCGCGATCGGCGTTCTGATCTGGCGGTATTACCGCGTCAGTGGCGCGCAGCGCTCTGCGCGCACCCGGCGTGCGGGCAGGCTGGTCACCTCCGGCGTTGCCTTGGCCGCTGCCGCAACCGGGGTGGGCGTGGTCATCAATGCAGCGCTTGCCATGGCCGTTTCGCCCCTGGCCGGCGGCGGAACCCGAACCCTGCTGCTCGGCGGCCTCAGTTCCCTGGTGGTGGGCGGACCGGTGTGGTGGCGGGCGTGGCAGCCGCTGAACCAACCGCAAACCGCGGAGGAAATCCCGCCGGGACGGCGCGTCTACCTCGTGGCGTTCTTCGGCATCAGCGCCGCTGTGGCCCTTGTGGCCGTCCTGGTAATCGGATACCGGCTCTTCGTGTTCCTGCTGGGCGAGGCGACCGGAGGCAGCCTCCTGGAACGGATCCGCTCGCCACTGGGGTTCATGGTCGCGGCGGGACTGGTTGCCGCCTATCACTTTGCCCAGTGGCGCCGTGAGCACGCCCTGCTGGCCGCCGCCGCACGGGCGAACGCCCCCACCATTGACGAGGTCATTCTGGTGACCGCCTCGGACCCGGGGCAGCTGTCCGAGGCCATTGCCGCCGCCACCGGAGCTCACGTCACCGTATGGACGAGGGCCGACGCCGGCGGGATGCTGCCGGCGGAACCTTCACCGGAGGATGGGCTGACCGACAGGGTGATCGGTGCCCTCGGCGGCGTCACTGCCACGCACGTCCTCTTGTTGGTTGGTCCGCCCAACGGCCAAACATCGCGGATCGACGTCATACCGCTGGCGGCCCCGAGGCTGTCCTCGCGGTCCGTTGCCACCGAAAGGTTCGTGAAATGA
- a CDS encoding VOC family protein: MSGVVHFEIPADDEDRARKFYESVFGWSFQVLPDMEYSLAMTTPSSQRGMPDRPGAINGGIFRRGDMLPAPVVTIDVEDIDSALDQVQRLGGETVRSRMEVPGSGWNAYFRDTEGNVVGLWQNARPTNRSVQPVQVHCAAQPTAVVRETVPMTALADFFSRAFGSVMAEAQRQNVQLTGPPFALYRGMPTETVDVEAGFPITGNLSATQTVLTGTLPEADAFEAIHTGPYETLGETYSAIQDGIRAAGRTPSDAMWEYYLNGPPAEPDPRKWQTRVVWPVT; the protein is encoded by the coding sequence ATGAGTGGAGTGGTACATTTCGAAATCCCCGCGGACGACGAAGACCGGGCGAGGAAATTCTACGAATCCGTGTTCGGCTGGTCCTTCCAGGTGCTGCCGGACATGGAGTACAGCCTGGCCATGACCACGCCGTCCAGCCAGCGCGGAATGCCCGACCGGCCCGGAGCCATCAATGGCGGCATCTTCCGCCGCGGTGACATGCTCCCGGCGCCGGTGGTCACCATCGACGTGGAGGACATCGATTCCGCACTGGATCAGGTCCAGCGCCTGGGCGGGGAAACAGTGCGGAGCCGGATGGAGGTTCCCGGATCCGGCTGGAACGCATATTTCCGGGACACGGAAGGCAACGTGGTGGGGCTTTGGCAGAACGCCCGGCCAACTAACCGGAGCGTTCAACCCGTCCAGGTCCATTGCGCCGCCCAACCAACCGCCGTCGTCCGGGAAACCGTGCCGATGACTGCCCTTGCTGACTTCTTCAGCCGAGCCTTCGGGTCCGTTATGGCCGAAGCGCAGCGGCAGAATGTCCAACTCACCGGACCGCCATTCGCGCTCTATCGGGGAATGCCAACGGAAACGGTCGACGTCGAAGCGGGCTTTCCGATCACCGGTAACCTGTCCGCCACCCAAACAGTGCTCACCGGCACCCTCCCTGAAGCCGATGCATTTGAGGCGATCCACACCGGACCCTATGAAACCCTGGGTGAGACGTATTCGGCGATCCAGGACGGGATCAGGGCGGCGGGCAGGACCCCGTCCGACGCCATGTGGGAGTACTACCTGAACGGGCCTCCCGCCGAACCGGACCCCCGGAAGTGGCAGACCCGGGTGGTGTGGCCGGTGACCTGA
- a CDS encoding DUF5129 domain-containing protein, translated as MPRTLRFVLLVLALLLVGSGPAGAVTPTGVVVEDRAGVLDRNTLIPAISGIEFHEPTKVAIYTYNGSAADNLNEEVLRFARAEHPDWISPDGQKWADGLFIFALDPVGRHVGTYMGEDRKVSLDQRDDIQNAAKDLLRDAQWTDGTIAGVRRGAELINQPWYQSAAFVITAWVAGALAAAGAAALVIVRAVTRAGSRKELERGDRSYANVSTDLDVTELNASTIPESSSYGSSVLEKHRTFLNRYNAATELSNRVHALTPGALSRRPNLKLVREYADAAAELDALDDVIADSNALLNRLSSWPTAWDRQLAPFRSDLAGLEQLLSKGHGQGDSATAASLRLFRDQSLADIERWTAQLTDGAITPEEALDRLRDARSRLSDLLRQHTETVIAGYAKTEREATLMRRGMEEAQEGTDRHHRRTYEPSILGTVYPSYYFFSVPAFNSGLNTGVGSVNSARGGGGTTGYGSSGGSFSGSGSSSGF; from the coding sequence ATGCCCAGGACGCTGAGGTTTGTGCTGCTGGTGCTTGCCCTGCTGCTGGTAGGCAGCGGGCCGGCCGGGGCCGTCACGCCCACCGGCGTGGTGGTTGAGGACCGGGCCGGGGTGCTCGACCGCAACACCCTGATCCCGGCCATCTCCGGCATCGAATTCCATGAGCCCACCAAAGTGGCCATCTACACCTACAACGGGAGCGCCGCGGACAACCTGAACGAGGAGGTCCTCCGGTTCGCCCGCGCGGAGCACCCGGACTGGATCAGCCCCGACGGACAGAAATGGGCCGACGGTCTCTTCATCTTCGCGCTCGATCCGGTGGGCCGGCACGTGGGCACGTACATGGGCGAGGACCGTAAGGTCTCCCTGGACCAGCGTGATGACATCCAGAACGCCGCAAAGGATCTCCTGCGCGACGCCCAATGGACGGACGGCACCATCGCCGGAGTGCGGCGCGGCGCCGAACTGATCAACCAGCCGTGGTACCAGTCTGCTGCCTTCGTGATCACAGCGTGGGTGGCCGGTGCACTGGCGGCGGCCGGAGCTGCCGCGTTGGTGATCGTGCGGGCCGTGACCCGGGCCGGCAGCCGCAAGGAGCTGGAAAGGGGCGACCGAAGCTACGCCAATGTCAGCACGGACCTGGACGTCACCGAATTGAATGCCAGCACCATCCCCGAGTCCTCCTCCTACGGAAGCAGTGTCCTGGAGAAGCACCGCACCTTCCTTAACCGCTACAACGCCGCCACGGAGCTTTCGAACCGGGTGCACGCCCTGACACCGGGGGCGCTGAGCCGCCGGCCAAACCTCAAACTGGTCCGGGAGTACGCGGACGCGGCCGCCGAGTTGGATGCCCTGGATGACGTCATTGCCGACAGCAACGCGCTGCTGAACCGGCTGAGCAGCTGGCCAACGGCCTGGGACCGCCAGCTGGCACCCTTCCGCAGCGACCTCGCCGGACTCGAGCAGCTCCTGAGTAAGGGTCACGGTCAGGGCGATTCCGCCACGGCCGCGTCCCTGCGGCTCTTCCGCGATCAGAGCCTGGCGGACATCGAACGCTGGACCGCCCAACTCACAGACGGGGCCATAACACCCGAAGAAGCACTGGACCGCCTCCGTGATGCCCGCAGCCGCCTGTCGGACCTGCTCAGGCAGCACACCGAAACCGTGATCGCCGGGTACGCAAAGACCGAACGGGAGGCCACGCTCATGCGAAGGGGCATGGAAGAAGCACAGGAAGGTACTGACCGCCACCACCGCCGGACGTATGAACCCAGCATTCTGGGCACGGTCTACCCGTCCTACTATTTCTTCTCTGTCCCGGCCTTCAACTCCGGCCTCAACACCGGCGTGGGCAGCGTCAACTCCGCCAGGGGCGGCGGCGGAACCACAGGCTACGGGAGCAGCGGGGGAAGCTTCTCAGGCTCGGGAAGTTCTTCCGGTTTCTGA
- a CDS encoding universal stress protein yields the protein MTEPASDGAIFVVGVDGSEASVEALRQAQRLAAPIGAKILATAYWDDPQVYAGYVAMGIDRFEERVMIVLNDALQQAFGDTTPANVVPRVVRGHPRDSLIDASRHADLIVVGRRGHGGFGGLLLGSVSSACVAHAHCPVLVVHSPDKKTKETQP from the coding sequence ATGACCGAGCCGGCATCAGATGGCGCCATCTTTGTGGTGGGGGTGGACGGATCGGAGGCGTCCGTGGAGGCGCTGCGGCAGGCCCAGCGGCTTGCCGCCCCCATCGGGGCGAAGATCCTGGCCACGGCCTACTGGGATGATCCGCAGGTTTATGCCGGATACGTGGCAATGGGAATAGACCGCTTCGAGGAACGCGTCATGATCGTCCTCAACGACGCCCTGCAACAGGCCTTCGGCGACACCACCCCGGCCAACGTGGTCCCGCGCGTCGTCCGGGGCCACCCCCGGGACTCCCTCATCGATGCCAGCCGCCACGCGGACCTGATCGTTGTTGGCCGGCGTGGCCATGGCGGCTTCGGTGGCCTGCTCCTGGGCTCTGTCAGCTCAGCCTGTGTTGCCCATGCACACTGCCCCGTGCTGGTTGTGCACAGCCCCGACAAGAAAACGAAGGAAACCCAGCCGTGA
- a CDS encoding universal stress protein, with protein MRSSKPIAVATNDSPQSQAAVEWAARRAAGADLPLVILYVVDDRWVAEPVPWTGELVKRGESLVESAAGRVRDKFPVELSTKVLEGGVSGSLRKYSTQVSMLVVGSGSPHLGGSLTDRALQVAAAAKCPVAVVGVTGAEGGQGVVVGVDGSEESTQAVAFAAAEADREGQELTVVYAIWEPDKWVDSGALTETLTQRIEDEEQMVLAETVSGLREDYPDLVVHKILDTKREPAEALIKAADGARMLVVGSRGRGGFKRLLLGSTAHAVLTQIPCPTVITPIHRK; from the coding sequence GTGAGATCCTCTAAACCCATTGCCGTCGCTACCAATGACTCGCCGCAAAGCCAGGCGGCGGTGGAGTGGGCTGCCCGCAGGGCCGCCGGCGCTGACCTGCCGCTGGTTATTCTGTACGTAGTTGATGACCGGTGGGTGGCGGAACCCGTCCCGTGGACCGGGGAGCTGGTGAAGCGGGGCGAATCGCTGGTGGAATCCGCTGCCGGGCGGGTGCGGGACAAGTTTCCGGTTGAGCTCAGCACCAAAGTACTGGAGGGCGGAGTCTCCGGGTCGCTGCGAAAGTACTCCACGCAGGTTTCGATGCTGGTGGTCGGTTCAGGCTCCCCGCATTTGGGCGGTTCCCTGACGGACCGTGCGCTCCAGGTCGCCGCCGCCGCGAAATGCCCGGTCGCCGTCGTTGGCGTCACGGGGGCTGAAGGCGGACAGGGCGTGGTGGTGGGGGTGGACGGATCGGAAGAGTCCACCCAGGCCGTGGCCTTTGCCGCCGCCGAGGCGGACCGGGAAGGCCAGGAGCTGACGGTGGTATACGCCATCTGGGAACCGGACAAGTGGGTCGACAGCGGAGCGCTCACCGAGACGCTGACCCAGCGCATAGAGGACGAGGAACAGATGGTGCTGGCCGAAACTGTGTCCGGCCTGCGCGAGGACTACCCCGATCTGGTGGTTCACAAGATTCTGGACACCAAGCGCGAACCGGCGGAAGCGCTGATCAAAGCCGCCGACGGCGCCCGAATGCTGGTTGTTGGCAGCCGGGGGCGGGGTGGTTTCAAACGCCTGCTCCTCGGTTCCACGGCTCATGCGGTCCTGACGCAGATTCCGTGCCCCACGGTCATCACCCCAATTCACCGCAAATAG
- a CDS encoding pyridoxamine 5'-phosphate oxidase family protein, whose translation MHSDTSGPATEVLNVHDCWKYLRSASVCRVALIRNGEPEIFPVNYVPDNGTVVFRTGSGTKLDAVLGGGSVVLEADGLNTYGTIAWSVVVKGTAAVVDSPEDFQEAADAGLSPWETGIKDHLVRVTPSEVSGRRFVINPPARWWPPLDAGRP comes from the coding sequence ATGCATAGCGACACTTCGGGACCCGCAACGGAAGTCCTCAACGTACATGACTGCTGGAAGTACCTCCGCTCAGCCTCGGTCTGCCGGGTTGCGCTGATCCGCAACGGTGAACCGGAAATCTTTCCCGTCAACTATGTGCCCGATAACGGCACCGTGGTATTCCGCACCGGATCGGGAACCAAGCTGGATGCGGTTCTGGGCGGCGGCTCCGTCGTGCTCGAAGCCGACGGACTGAACACTTACGGCACCATCGCCTGGAGCGTCGTCGTGAAGGGCACAGCGGCGGTTGTGGACTCGCCGGAGGACTTTCAGGAGGCCGCCGACGCCGGGCTCTCACCCTGGGAAACCGGCATCAAGGACCATCTGGTGCGGGTGACGCCCTCAGAGGTCAGCGGACGGCGTTTTGTGATCAATCCCCCGGCGCGCTGGTGGCCGCCGCTGGACGCCGGACGGCCTTAG
- a CDS encoding DUF4389 domain-containing protein, whose protein sequence is MKARSITMLIVGILFSMLGAGLLFGGIATSWVNSLQNDGGYLTSPRERFAVDSSAIVSARADSIRGDTYPEPLPFDVGSIRITASSGSPGKDVFVGIAARSDVERYLSGANYSELREVRFRPFRTEYREVQGTKPLAAPAEQTFWVASASGSGERNLDWKIAAGDWSVVVMNADASPGVSTDLQAGFRSELFGPIAAGLLAAGAILLVLGVPLLIFGARGLGRHAAGPSAPVPGAYSGPVASGPPQERPDQSVSAQPGGNQAAQVQAGAELRPYPSRLRGELDPVLSRGLWLVKWFLAIPHFVLLFFLWFAFVVVTIIAWFAILFTGRFPGALFDFNVGVLRWSWRVSFYAYSALGTDKYPPFTLARTDYPADFDVEYPERLSRGLVLVKSWLLALPHLIIIGALTGASTVRWNDPRNPGIRYETATGISLFGFLVLVAAIILLFTGRYQRPLFDLLMGFNRWIYRVIAYVALMRDEYPPFRLDQGARDPGERGYVPLEGPVPPGSLAPPSDPTTRA, encoded by the coding sequence ATGAAAGCCCGTTCAATCACCATGCTCATCGTGGGGATCCTGTTTTCGATGCTGGGTGCGGGACTTCTGTTCGGCGGCATAGCAACGTCCTGGGTCAATTCCCTCCAGAACGACGGCGGCTACCTCACCTCTCCGCGGGAACGCTTCGCCGTGGACTCATCGGCCATAGTCTCCGCGCGGGCCGACAGTATCCGCGGCGACACGTACCCGGAACCGCTGCCGTTCGACGTGGGCAGCATCCGGATCACGGCGTCGTCCGGCAGCCCCGGAAAAGACGTCTTTGTCGGCATTGCGGCCAGAAGCGATGTTGAACGCTATCTTTCCGGCGCCAACTACTCCGAACTGCGGGAGGTGAGGTTCCGGCCGTTCCGAACCGAGTACCGCGAGGTGCAGGGGACAAAGCCGCTGGCAGCTCCGGCAGAACAGACGTTCTGGGTAGCCTCGGCTTCCGGCAGCGGCGAACGGAACCTGGATTGGAAGATAGCTGCCGGAGACTGGTCCGTGGTGGTGATGAATGCCGATGCCAGCCCTGGCGTCTCAACGGATCTGCAGGCCGGGTTCCGGTCCGAACTGTTCGGTCCCATCGCTGCGGGACTGCTTGCAGCAGGCGCCATCCTGCTTGTCCTCGGTGTGCCGCTCCTGATCTTCGGCGCCCGGGGGCTGGGGCGCCATGCTGCCGGGCCGTCGGCTCCGGTGCCCGGGGCGTATTCCGGTCCTGTAGCCTCCGGACCCCCTCAGGAACGGCCAGATCAGTCCGTGAGCGCGCAGCCCGGGGGTAATCAGGCCGCCCAGGTCCAGGCCGGCGCCGAGCTTCGGCCCTATCCTTCGCGGCTTCGGGGCGAACTTGACCCTGTGCTATCCAGGGGTCTGTGGCTGGTGAAGTGGTTCCTGGCCATCCCGCACTTTGTCCTGCTGTTTTTTCTGTGGTTCGCGTTTGTTGTGGTGACAATCATTGCCTGGTTCGCCATCCTGTTTACGGGACGCTTTCCCGGTGCCCTGTTCGACTTCAACGTGGGGGTCCTGCGGTGGAGCTGGCGGGTGTCCTTCTATGCCTATTCGGCGCTGGGGACGGACAAATACCCGCCGTTCACGCTGGCCAGGACGGACTATCCGGCTGACTTTGACGTCGAATATCCGGAGCGTCTATCCCGCGGTCTCGTGCTGGTTAAGAGCTGGCTTCTTGCCCTCCCGCACCTGATCATTATCGGAGCGCTGACCGGCGCGAGCACGGTCCGCTGGAACGACCCCCGGAACCCCGGAATCAGGTACGAGACGGCAACCGGCATTTCCTTGTTTGGTTTCCTGGTTCTGGTTGCGGCCATCATCCTGTTGTTCACCGGCAGGTACCAGCGGCCCCTGTTCGATCTGCTCATGGGCTTCAACCGCTGGATCTACCGGGTCATCGCCTACGTGGCCCTCATGCGCGACGAATACCCGCCGTTCCGTCTCGACCAGGGTGCCCGGGATCCCGGCGAGCGCGGGTACGTTCCCTTGGAGGGCCCGGTGCCGCCGGGAAGCCTCGCGCCGCCGTCGGACCCTACAACACGCGCCTAA
- a CDS encoding response regulator transcription factor yields MNASAASDHGVGLPDDGIRVFILDDHELVRRGLEDLLESEGFVVVGMSGSAAEAARRIPALRPDVAILDARLPDGTGIEVCRDVHSVDETINCLILTSYDDEQALRGAVLAGAAGYVLKEIAGSDLIGALRRAARGESLFDADLKARIVQGLAEPERVDPRIAGLTNQERRVLEFIGEGLTNRQIGERMMLAEKTVKNYVSSLLAKLGFERRTQAAVHVAQHRDQ; encoded by the coding sequence ATGAACGCCTCAGCAGCATCCGATCACGGCGTTGGATTGCCGGACGACGGGATCCGGGTGTTCATCCTGGACGACCACGAACTGGTGCGCCGCGGCCTGGAGGACCTTCTGGAAAGCGAAGGTTTCGTGGTGGTGGGCATGTCCGGTTCCGCCGCCGAAGCGGCCCGCAGGATTCCTGCGCTGCGTCCTGATGTGGCGATCCTTGACGCGCGCCTGCCGGACGGCACCGGGATCGAGGTCTGCCGCGATGTGCATTCCGTTGATGAGACCATCAACTGCCTGATCCTCACCAGCTACGACGACGAGCAGGCACTTCGCGGCGCCGTGCTCGCCGGAGCCGCAGGGTACGTGCTGAAGGAGATCGCGGGTTCAGACCTGATCGGAGCACTCCGCCGGGCCGCCAGGGGAGAATCCCTGTTCGATGCCGACCTGAAGGCCAGGATCGTTCAGGGCCTTGCCGAGCCGGAGCGGGTGGATCCCAGGATCGCGGGGCTGACCAACCAGGAACGCCGGGTGCTGGAGTTCATCGGTGAGGGCCTCACCAACCGCCAGATCGGCGAGCGCATGATGCTTGCCGAGAAGACCGTCAAAAACTACGTCTCATCCCTGCTTGCGAAATTGGGGTTTGAACGGCGCACCCAGGCAGCCGTCCATGTGGCGCAGCATCGCGACCAGTAG
- a CDS encoding GAF domain-containing sensor histidine kinase has translation MSESVRQSTSVPEPVATSRMDELLNDFVDRAGELASAQQRMRGLLNAVVALAEDLSLEAVLLRVVSSACHLLEADYGALGVIGSDQGLSHFITVGIDDDLARRIGPLPTGHGVLGLLIRDPKPLRLHDLSQHPDAYGFPRHHPQMKSFLGVPIRVRDSVFGNLYLTQKKGGGDFTDEDEGLAEAFAAAAGVAIENARLYDDARRRTAWLQACMDVTGKVMDDEAAPVSQDDGLDMIAARALQESSAALALILVPEEDSKLFRVAGAAGSTALEWTGRLSLFDPGEVKAVLAAGQAAVIEDASAALSGGPVPADGRLLVVDLRARGTHHGLLVLAREGSAGMFSKTDVEMGAVFGSHVALALELARAHRMREQLAVFTDRDRIARDLHDLVIQRLFAAGLSIQSLRRLITGEQAARTLQTVTAELDEVIRELRNTIYSLNGATTEKELLSSRVLQAVRSAARSLRFVPRLTLTGPIDAIRDEETAANILAVVTEGLSNAVRHSGADSIRVSVSVDDGFVYVRVQDNGAGFSVRTPGNGMTNMQHRANKLGGTFEVTSSPETGTALTWKAPVF, from the coding sequence GTGAGTGAATCCGTCCGGCAGTCCACCAGTGTTCCGGAACCAGTTGCTACCTCCCGCATGGACGAACTTCTCAACGACTTTGTAGATCGTGCCGGGGAGCTGGCGAGCGCCCAGCAGCGGATGCGCGGGCTGCTGAACGCTGTGGTGGCACTCGCCGAGGACCTAAGCCTGGAGGCCGTACTGCTCCGGGTGGTCAGCTCAGCGTGCCACCTGCTGGAAGCCGATTACGGAGCACTGGGCGTCATTGGCAGCGACCAGGGCCTGAGCCACTTCATCACCGTGGGCATCGACGACGACCTCGCCCGCAGGATCGGCCCCCTCCCCACCGGCCATGGTGTTCTTGGCTTACTGATCCGGGACCCCAAACCGCTGCGGCTGCATGATCTCAGCCAGCATCCGGATGCCTACGGGTTCCCCCGGCATCACCCGCAGATGAAGTCGTTCCTCGGGGTACCCATCCGGGTGCGGGATTCAGTGTTCGGCAATCTCTACCTCACCCAGAAGAAGGGCGGAGGCGACTTCACGGACGAGGATGAAGGCCTCGCGGAGGCGTTCGCCGCCGCGGCCGGCGTCGCCATCGAAAATGCCAGGCTTTACGATGACGCCCGGCGCAGAACGGCCTGGCTTCAGGCATGCATGGACGTGACCGGCAAGGTGATGGACGACGAAGCTGCCCCCGTCAGCCAGGACGACGGGCTGGACATGATCGCCGCACGGGCACTTCAGGAGTCCAGTGCCGCCCTCGCCCTGATCCTCGTCCCGGAAGAGGATTCCAAACTGTTCCGCGTGGCCGGAGCTGCCGGAAGTACCGCCCTGGAGTGGACCGGCCGGCTGTCGCTGTTTGATCCCGGGGAGGTGAAAGCGGTCCTGGCCGCAGGCCAGGCGGCCGTGATTGAAGACGCCTCGGCGGCCCTCAGCGGGGGGCCAGTGCCGGCTGATGGCCGGCTCTTGGTGGTGGACCTCCGGGCCCGGGGCACCCATCACGGACTGCTCGTCCTGGCACGTGAAGGTTCGGCGGGAATGTTCAGTAAGACCGACGTTGAAATGGGCGCCGTGTTCGGTTCACATGTGGCCCTGGCCCTCGAATTGGCCCGGGCCCACCGGATGCGTGAGCAGCTGGCGGTATTCACTGACCGCGACAGGATCGCCCGCGATCTCCATGACCTGGTTATCCAACGGCTCTTTGCCGCCGGCCTCAGCATCCAGAGCCTGCGGCGCCTGATAACGGGCGAGCAGGCCGCGCGGACCCTTCAGACGGTGACCGCCGAACTGGATGAGGTGATCAGGGAGCTGCGCAACACCATCTACTCCCTGAACGGCGCCACCACGGAGAAGGAACTTCTCAGCAGCCGTGTGCTGCAGGCGGTCCGCAGCGCTGCAAGGTCGCTTCGGTTTGTGCCCCGGCTGACGCTCACCGGACCTATCGACGCGATCAGGGACGAGGAAACGGCGGCAAACATCCTGGCCGTCGTCACGGAAGGGCTCAGCAACGCCGTCCGGCATTCGGGAGCCGATTCCATTCGCGTCTCCGTCTCGGTCGACGACGGATTTGTGTACGTCCGGGTCCAGGACAACGGCGCCGGCTTCAGCGTCCGCACGCCCGGCAACGGAATGACCAACATGCAGCACCGGGCCAACAAGCTCGGCGGCACCTTCGAGGTCACCAGTTCCCCCGAGACCGGCACGGCGCTGACCTGGAAGGCCCCTGTCTTTTAG
- a CDS encoding pyridoxamine 5'-phosphate oxidase family protein, with translation MTTDASIPETAQLPTEECWRLLRGTSVGRLAVWVQDHPEIFPINYKVHQESLVFRTGAGTKLASALGKMVALEADGADTDSGVAWSVVVKGSATALPNTPEVVASLGHLLFPWETGRKDHFLRIVPEEVSGRRFRISAPLTWGGSLDEATRAGLE, from the coding sequence ATGACCACAGATGCATCGATTCCCGAAACCGCCCAACTGCCCACTGAGGAGTGCTGGCGGCTGCTGCGCGGCACTTCCGTGGGGCGCCTGGCTGTTTGGGTGCAGGACCATCCCGAGATCTTTCCCATCAACTACAAAGTCCACCAGGAATCGCTGGTCTTCCGGACCGGTGCCGGCACCAAGCTGGCATCGGCGCTGGGCAAGATGGTGGCGCTTGAGGCAGATGGTGCTGACACGGATTCGGGCGTCGCGTGGAGTGTGGTGGTGAAAGGGTCAGCCACGGCGCTGCCCAACACGCCCGAGGTGGTGGCCTCCCTTGGGCACCTGCTCTTTCCCTGGGAGACCGGCCGGAAGGACCACTTCCTGCGCATTGTGCCGGAAGAAGTAAGCGGACGGCGCTTCCGGATTTCCGCGCCGCTCACCTGGGGCGGTTCGCTGGACGAGGCCACCCGCGCCGGTTTGGAGTGA